The following DNA comes from bacterium.
AACGGAAAGACGCTTGAACGCAAGTCCGACGGCACATGGCAAGAAAGTTCCGTTGACGGCGGGACTCCCGGAGCGGCAAATAGCACGCCTGTGCCGCCGACTCCATCGCCATCCCCGACACCCGCACCAACTCCAACACCTACACCGGAAACTACTCCTACTCCAACTCCGACTCCGACTCCCACGCTAACACCTACGCCGACCCCCACACCATTGCCTTCGGCCTCCCCATCGCCCTTGCCAATACCGTCTGCACTTCCAAGAATTCATATCAACGAGTTTTTGCCAAACACCGCCGGCACCGACGCCGAGGAGGAATGGATAGAACTATGGAATGAGAGCGCGGAGCAGGTCGATATTTCCGGTTGGAAACTTGATGATGCTGAAGGAGGCTCCCAGCCGTACACAATTTTGCAGGGAACACTTATTTCCGGAGGCAGCTACGCTGTTTTTTTCCGCAAAATAACCGCCATTGCGCTCAACAACGATACAGATGCCGTGCGCCTTCTCACACCCGGCGGACAGGTGTACGAATCCGTATCGTACGAGAAACCTCCGCAGGGCGCATCTTCCAATCGCCTGTCCCAAGGAACGTTTGTGTGGTCCTGGACTCCAACACCGGGACAGAAGAATATCATTACAGGGGCGCAAGCGGTTTCTCAAGAGTCGACTTTTCCGGCTTCGCCTTCACCGCATGCAGTAAGTCCCACTCCATCCGTATCGGCAAACGCAAAAGCCACAGAGGCATCTGTGTCGCCCGCGATCGCAAAAACCGGTTATCTGCCAGCTTCTTCATCCGGTCCAGATAAGCAAGAAGGTTCCAGCAAAGTATCGGTCGGCACTTTTTCCATGTCTTCGTCTACCGCCTCGGAGATGCTTGAGGCCAATCTTGCTGATGTCGCGCCAATAGCGTATCGGTCTTTCTTTTCCCGCCATGCCTTAATCCTTGCGCTTTTCGGAGCTGCCGTAGGCGCCCTAGGGCTTGTGCAATGGAAAAGAAACAGACAAAGACTTTGAAACGTACCCTTGTACCATCCAGTCAATACAATAAACGCTCTCCCCGTAGCGCATGGGAGATACAAGAAACATTCTGTGCCGCAACCATCATCGGGTTGCGGTTTTTCATTTTTTGCGCACAACATCTTACAACCCCTTTGATTTTCTTGATTTTTACCAAAAAACCTATAAGCTAAAAGCTATCAGCTATAAGCTATTCGTATGAGCGGTCATTCCCATTGGTCAGGCATCAAACATAAAAAAGGGATTGAGGACGCCAAGCGCGCCAAGGTATTTGCAAAAATGGCGCGGTTTATTGTTATTGCCGCACGCGGGAAGGGCGGCAACCCGGATATGAATCCTGCTCTGCGCATGGCTATTGAAAAGGCGCGGGCGGCAAACATGCCTGCAGATAACATCGAGCGGGCCATAAAACGCGGCACCGGAGAGGGATTAGAAGAGACGCTGGAGGGATTTTTATACGAGGCTTTTGCCCCAGGAGGAGCGGCAGTGCTCATTGAGGGCATCACCGATAATAAAAACCGAACGCTAAGTGAAGTGCGCAAGATTATCTCGGACCAGGGCGGCCGCATGGCAGAACAGGGCTCGGTACAGTGGATGTTCGAGCGCAAGGGGCTCATTACCCTGTCGAAGGATGCTCCCGAAAACTCGTCGAGCGACGCGGAGATGAGAATCATAGATGCGGGAGCGGAAGATATCAGGCAATCGGATGAACATATAAACGTTTATACTGCGCCGGATAAGGTCATGGAAGTAAAGAAGAGGCTTGATGAGGTCGGGATAAAAGTGGAGTCTGCCGGGTTCGATTATGTGCCCAAAATGCTGGGCCCAGCGCCAGACGAGAAAATAAAACAAAAGCTTGAAGAATTCTTTGAGGCGCTTGATGAGCACGATGATGTGCAGGAAATATACTCAAATATTTGATTACGGATTGCGGATTGCGGATTGCGGATTAAGACCGCGATTCGTAATTCATAATTCGTAATTCGGGAATGATTATTTTAGGAATTGATCCCGGAAATGCGCGGTGCGGGTGGGGTGTTGTTGAAAAAAGTGGGGGGCATTTTACTTGTATCTCATACGGCTGCGTTGAGACATCAAAATCGCTTCCGGCTGCGGAGCGTCTCCTGCAACTTGATAAAGAGCTCTCCGGGCTCATACAGAAATTCGCTCCTGCCGAGGGCGCCGTTGAGGACATTTTCCTTTTTAAAAACCCAAAAACGGTTATTCGGGTTGCGGAAGCCCGTGGAGTGATACTGTCAAGATTCGCAAGAGAAGATATTCCCCTCTTTTCATATACTCCATTGCAGGTTAAGCAGGCTGTTACCTCGTATGGGAGAGCAGAGAAAGGGCAAGTGCTGAAGATGATCATGCGCATACTTAAACTTACTTCCCCGCCAGAACCAGACGACGCCGCCGATGCACTTGCCATAGCCCTGTGTCACGCAGCAATTCCCGAAGTCTATAAGAGATACAAGTAAAGAGGCGTCCGGTAGCTGCACGGAACACAAAAAAACTTTCCGATGCACATCGGAAAGTTTTTTTCTGATCCCTGCTATTCCTCCGTCAGCTCTTCGTCATCATCCTCTTCTTCCTCCGCGTCTGGAGATTCTTCTTCCAATTCCTCATCATCCGTGTCGTCTGCCGCATCATCATCGGCAGGCGCCGTTATTCCCGCATCATCGCTTCCCGCATCATCGGGATACGCAAAGAGGTGGAATGCGTTTGCAAGAGCGAGTGCAAACATATGTGTAAGATTTAATGATAATCCTGCTGCGCGTGCAATGAGCATGGGCCCAAAACAACGCTAGTACGCTCAATTGTATGCATGCAAACAACGCTGTCAAGTGGTGTCGGTGTGGAAAAATTCGTTAAGACTATTTTGGCTTACGTAAGCGGAAAAATTGTCTTTTGCCCACGCGCAACACTGCTCCGTCCTTGATATCTCCGGCCTGTATGCTTTTCCGCCAGTCTTTGTGCGTTATTCCGTCCAGCTCCACGCCCCCCTGTTCCATGAGGCGCTTCGCTTCATTTTTTGAGGGAACGATATTCTCGCGCACAAGAAACTCCACCAAAACAAAACCAGGACCCGTAAGAAGGATCTCCTTAATATTCTGCGGAGTCTCTTTTTTTTGAAAAACGCGCACAAATTCTTTTTCCGCGCCCTCGGCAGCCGAGAAGCCGTGATAAAGCGTTACAACCTCCCGAGCAAGACGCATTTTTGCATCTTTGGGGGATAGACTTCCTCCGCGAAGCGCATCAATGATCTCTTGGATCTCGCTGTGCGGCAGATGCGGACACGTAAGGTTGAAATACTCGTCTGTCACCGCATCATCTATAGCCATGAGCTTACCGTACATATCGTTCGGGGTATCCGTAATATTTATGATGTTACTCCACGAAGTGGACATTTTGCGCCCATCCGTGCCAACAAGCATCGGAGTGGTCAGCACATCCTGCGGTTCCTGACCGTAATACTTTTGTATTTCCCGCCCGGCATGGAGATTGAAAAGCTGATCCGCTCCGCCAACTTCTACATCCGCTTTTACGGCTACCGAGTCGTATCCCTGCATTAAGGGATAGAACAATTCCCGTATACTGATGTCCTCATTTTTTTGCAGGCGTTCTTTAAAATTATGTCGGGCAAGCATTTGTTGAACAGAAAAAATTTCCGCAAGCTTTGCGATTTCCTGAAGTTTAAGCTTGCCAAGCCATGTACTGTTGTAGCGAACCTCGGTCTTTTTCTTATCCAGTATCTTCCAGATCTGCGGCAAGTATCCTTTTAAATTTTCTACCACTTGTTTTTTGGTGAGGAACGGGCGCTTTGACAGTTTATCCGATGGGTCTCCTACTTGTGCCGTAAAATCGCCAATGATGAGGACAATCGTGTGGCCGAGGTCCTGAAATGACCGCAATTTCCAAAGAGAGATTGCCCTGCCGATGTGAATGCGCGGCCCCGTCGGGTCAATGCCGTGTTTGACGCGGAGTTTCTTTCCGGAGCGTAGTTTTTCCTCAAGATGTTCTTTTACTTCAACGCTGTGTACCTGCCCGATGAGCCTTAAGATGCTCTCATCCCGCGAGTACTTGACCGGCATGCCGACGCCATCCTTTCTTTTTAATCGAGTCTGGGATCGCATACGATGAGCTATGATATGAGTAGAAGCCATAAATATTTAACAAGATCTCTCCGGTAAGAGTTTTTTAATTTTAGAAAAATGTTGATCCGTGATCACCCGTAAAATTCAATTCCACAAATTTGCACCCACCGGAAGATTTTGCCATTATCGATATTATTCTTAGTGTGCGCCTTGTAGGGATTGAACCTACGGCCTCTTCCGTGTCGAGAAAGCGCTCTTCCTGGACAAGTCCTATTTTTCAGAAACATGGTGCTTGCCCGCGAATCGTGAAGACTTTCACGATTCGCCCACTTCGCTAAAACATGGTGGGCGGCACAGGGGTCGAACCTGTTGCCTCGTCGATGTCAACGACGCGCTCTAACCAGTTGAGCTAGCCGCCCTAAAAAATTTTAACAGAGAAAGCCAACGAAGCGCTCTGGTCTTGGGCAAGTTTCATTTTCCGGAAACATTGTACTTTCCCGAGAACCAATCATGTTTCGGAAACATTGAAGTTGCCCGCCAGATTCTCCACCGGAGAATCTGGCCCCGTGAAATGTTCTGCCAGAGCATTTCACCCACCTAAGATAGTCGCTCGAGAATTTTAAATAGTATAGACCGGAAAATTTTAAGTTTCAAGCTTCAGACTTTAGCGTTACCCTCATACGCATCAGCAACGCGCAATATGGTAGATTCGTCGAAGTGTTTGCCCATGATCTGCAGGCCCACGGGAAGTTTCTTACCATCTCTTTCAACGTAGCCGCAATTAAGAGAAATGGCGGGAATGCCGGAGATGTTCGCAGATACGGTATAGACATCGGCAAGATACATGGAGACGGGATCGCTCTTTTCTCCGATTTTAAATGCGGGCGTCGGCGAAGTGGGGGAAACGATGACGTCATATTCTTCAAAAGCCTTTTTAAAATCTTCAACGATAAGCGTACGAACCTGCTGGGCTTTTTTGTAATACGCATCATAATATCCTGCGGATAGAGCGTAGGTGCCAAGCATTACCCGCCGCCGTACCTCATTCCCGAATCCTCTTCCGCGTGATGCGGTGTAGACTTCGAAGAGATTTTTTGCGTCAGTCTTGATATCAGTTGAAGCGGAATAGCCATAGCGGATACCGTCAAATCTCGCCAGGTTGCTTGATACTTCGCAGGGCATAATGACGTAATACACTGCAAGCGCCCAGTGTGTGTGCGGCAGGGACACTCCACCGATACGCGCACCAAGCTTTTCTAAGGTAAAAATTGCCTGCCGCACGGCTTTCTCAACATCCGCATCAATGCCTTCGGCAAAGTATTCGTTGGGAATCCCTACCCGCAGACCCTTGATATCTCCCGTAAGGTCTCTGGTGTAGTGCGGCACCCGGTCGCGCGCCGTCGTTGCATCAAGCGCATCGTGGCCGGCAATAACCTCAAGAAGCGCCGCCGCATCCCAGACAGTTTTGGCTAAAGGGCCTATCTGATCAAGCGATGAAGCCATGGCGATAAGACCGTGGCGGGATACGCGCCCGTAGGTAGGCTTTAACCCTACAACACCGCAAAATCCCGCAGGCTGCCGTACCGATCCTCCCGTTTCGGATCCTAGCGCCGCAATGGCCATGTCGGCGGCAACCGCTACGGCCGAGCCGCCGCTGGATCCTCCGGGAACCCTTGAAGTATCATGAGGATTTTTGGTTGGTCCGAACGCAGAGTTTTCCGTCGAAGCTCCCATGGCAAATTCATCCATATTTGTCTTCCCCAAAAATACCGCCCCTGCGTCGCGCAATCTTCCTATGGCCGTAGCATCGTATGCTGCAATATAATTTTCTAAAATGCGCGATGCGGCCGTGGTCTTTAGTTCCTTGATAAGTATGTTGTCTTTTACGGCGATGGGGATTCCGGTAAGAATTCCTCCCTCTTTTTTTTCTAAAACCTCATCGGCTTCACCAGCCATGCGAAGCGCTTCTTTCTTGGTGATTTCAAGATACGCATTAAGCTCTGGATTTTTTTCTTGCGCGCGCGAAAGATGGTCCGCCGCAAGTTCTCTGGCGGAAATTTCCTTTTTGTGCAGCAGTTCTGATGCTGTTTTGATGGTGAGATGTTCGAGCATACCCCGATACCAATATACGAATTGATGCGAATGAAACGAATATTCGTATCATTCGAATGCATTCGTTGATTTGTGTCGCGTTTTATTCAAATACCGCCTTTACTTTGATATGGCCTTCTTCGCGCTGCGGCGCCTGACCTAGCAAATCTTCTGCGCTGGATTGCTCCGGCCGTTCCTCGGACAAGGTGTCCTTCCGGAGGGCATTCACGATTCCCGTAACCTGCTTAGTCGGCTCAACCCCTTCCGTTTGTACCTCTCGCAGCTTTCCGACAAAATCCAAAATAGTCCCAAATTCATTTTGGAGCTTCTCGAGCTCCGCATCATCAAGCCGGATGCGGGCAAGCTCAGCGATTTTTCTTACATCGTCCGTCGTAAGCATAGCTTCTCCAGCATATCAATTAAAAAACTCCCGCGCAAGGCGGGAATTACGTCATCGTTAAAGCAAAAAATCTATTTGTTAAGTAATTTTAAAAATTCCTGCTCGGTAAGTATCGATACGCCGAGCGTTCTTGCTTTCTCGTACTTCGAGCCGGGATCCGCTCCCGAGACGATGTAGCTAGTTGATTTTGAAACCGACTCCGAAATATTACCGCCCGCTTGGCGGATTTTTTCTTTTGCCTCATCCCGCGTCATCGTTCCCAGACTCCCCGTAAGCACAAAAGTCTTGCCGGAAAGTTTTCCTCCGGCCCGATGCGTTACGGAATTTTCAATGACCACTCCCGCTTTTTTAAGTTCACGGATCACGCTGCGGTTTCGCGTGTTTTTAAACCACGCCACGATGCTCCGGGCCATCACTTCTCCCACTTCGTGCAACTCCAGAAGTTTTTCGTATGACGCGTCCTGGAGCGCCTCAATGCTGCCAAAGGCGTTGGCAAGTTCAATTGACGTCTCTTCTCCCACGTGCCGGATGCCAAGTGCATACAAAAATCGGTGCAGCGGAATACGTTTTTTTACTTCAATGGCTGCGATGAGTTTTTTTGCCGACGTTTCGGCAAAACGTTCGAGCGGCAACAAATCACCAATGGTCAGCGTGAAAATATCCTGCCTGTCGGCAACAAGATTCTGTTCCAGAAGCTGGTCAATGATCTTTGGCCCCATGCCGACAATGTCGAAGGCCGCGCGCGAGACGAAATGATACAACTTCTCACGCTCCTGCGCGGCACAGCGCGGATTGGAGCATCGGTGAATAGCCTCGTCGTGACCCCTTACCACGCGCGAGAGACAGACCGGACAGACTTTTGGCATGTGAAAAAGCCTTTCTTTTCCCGTACGCATGCGCGTCAGCACCACCTTCACGTCGGGGATAACGTCTCCGGCTCTCCCCACGATAACCGTATCCCCGATGCGCACATCAAGCCTTTGTATCTCGTCCTCATTGTGTAGTGTGGCACGCGAGACCGTAACTCCGCCAACGTCCACGGGCCTTAAGTGCGCTACGGGAGTAAGTGCACCCGTACGGCCGACCTGCACCACAATATCCTCCACCACGGTGGTAGCCTCGCGTGAGACAAATTTATATGCGATGCCGCCTCTAGGGGTTTTCCCAACCACACCAAGGCGCAAGAGCACTTCATTGCGGTTCACCAAGACCACGATACCGTCTATTTCATAATCGAGTTTTTCGCGGATCTTTTTTACATGTCCGTGGAATTGCTCTATCTCTTTCAAGAAACCGAGACGTTTATTGTGGGGTCCCGTTTTAAATCCAAGAGCCTTCAGGATAAAATGTTCCTCTTCATGTGTTTTCTGCCCCATGTTGGTTATGAGCGCGTACGCAAAAGAGTCAAGATGACGCGAAGCCGTAATCCTGGGATCAAGCTGCCTCACGGAGCCGGCAGCGACGTTTCTGGGGTTGGCATATGGCTCTTCCCCCCTCTCCTTACGTTCCCGGTTGAGTGCGGAAAAAGCCTTTTTGGGCATAAACACTTCTCCTCGCACTTCCAGAGTTTCCGGCCAATGCTTTTCCAGGAACCGGGAAATGTGAAAAAGCTTCATGCGCCGCAATTCGGAAATGACATCTTGTTTTTCGCCAAGCTTCAGAGGGATAGCTTCAACCGTTTTCAGATTTTGAGTAACATTTTCTCCGATCTTCCCGTCTCCACGCGTGGATCCCTCAACAAAAAAACCGTTCTTATAGACCAGTGAGATTGCCAGCCCATCAATTTTAAGTTCTACATAATAATCTCCAAGAAGCGGGCGCGTGATAGGAGAAAGAAGTTTTGCATTCCGTTCTTCCCACTCTTTCATCTCCTCTGGGGAAAACGCATCGGTAAGCGAGAGCATGGGGACCCCGTGTCTGATTTTTTCGAACTTTCCAAGCGCCCTGCCGCCGACGCGCTGGGTCGGCGAATTCGGCGTGATGAGTTCCGGAAACTGCGCCTCGAGCATCTCCAGTTCATGCTTGAGCGAATCCAGGGCTGCGTCGGAGATCTCTTGCCTATCTAGGGCATGGTAAAGGTATCGGTGGTGATCGATCTCCACCCGCAGTTTTTCTATGCGTTTTTTAGCATCGGCCTTAGTCATGGAACAGATAACAACGCTACGCTAAACAGGTAACAAATAGAAACACCTATGCTAAGCAAATCACAAGACCTGTTATTTGTTTTTTGCTGCCTGCTTGTTGTTCTTACGGCACATCGATGTACCTCTGAGAAATTGTTGTCTGAACCCGAACATCCTGCCGCTCTTTAAAATCTTTTTGGGTAATCGATTGCACATGAAGTACGATAGTGGCGCGCGGCTGACAAAGATCGAATGCCGTGCCGGGACAGGCGCTTCCCAAAGGAGGCTGTCCTACGCCGCGAATGAGAAAACCGGAGTCATCCGTCAAAAGCGCGACTTCCTGGCCGTTCAGGATCTGGACGTTTGGATTAGTATCATCACACGGGTCCTGGGTAAAATCTATATCATTGACCAGCCGGTGCAAATTTGCAAAAGGAAACGGTATCGCTACGGGATATTCTTTAATACAATAGCTTATCGGCTTGTTATCGGAACTTCGAATGATATCCAGCTCCTTGCTGTACGTATCCGCGGGAGAATTATTGCCGTTATCGGTGCAAAAACGAACCCCGCCGGTATTCCCGCAAATGGTGGAGGCACGGATCTCGCGCGATAACGTATCCATGATAATGCGCGCATTGCTTGAGGCCTGCTCAAACGCAATGACTTTTCTCTGGCTGACGATTGAATCAAGGAAAACAACCGAAATCAGCGTGAGCACGACGATCATGAGCGTCGCCCCAACCAACGTTTCGATCATGGTAAAACCCTTTTGACTGATCAATTTCATTCAAATTATCCAATGACGAATTACGGATTACGGATTAATTTAATTCGTAATTCGCAATCCGTAACTTAAAATTTACAATCTGCTCCAGTATTAGAGGAAGCTCCCCAAATAATCCACCCATTTTGTGAGACGGCTCTCCAAAAGAATGCAGTTGGCATCCGGACATATTACGGGTTCCGTGTCCGAGTTCCAGAATACTTTTATTTTCACATATATCTCCGCGCATTCGGTCGAGCAGCCGACGGGATATTTTTCTATTCTTACTGCACGCCGGAAACCGGAATCACTCCATCCTGCGGTGCTGCA
Coding sequences within:
- a CDS encoding lamin tail domain-containing protein, coding for MLQKGIAKGIVCTIFSIVFFACIAQGASALVINEVMYDLPGSDSGHEWVELYNEGADAITIATGTNGWLFYDGANHLFGTLAQGSLTIPSGAFTILSASTASFLADHTGFSGSLVYSAFSLGNTSDTLRLIDAEDAILSEVSYMSSLGGNGNGKTLERKSDGTWQESSVDGGTPGAANSTPVPPTPSPSPTPAPTPTPTPETTPTPTPTPTPTLTPTPTPTPLPSASPSPLPIPSALPRIHINEFLPNTAGTDAEEEWIELWNESAEQVDISGWKLDDAEGGSQPYTILQGTLISGGSYAVFFRKITAIALNNDTDAVRLLTPGGQVYESVSYEKPPQGASSNRLSQGTFVWSWTPTPGQKNIITGAQAVSQESTFPASPSPHAVSPTPSVSANAKATEASVSPAIAKTGYLPASSSGPDKQEGSSKVSVGTFSMSSSTASEMLEANLADVAPIAYRSFFSRHALILALFGAAVGALGLVQWKRNRQRL
- the tyrS gene encoding tyrosine--tRNA ligase — its product is MRSQTRLKRKDGVGMPVKYSRDESILRLIGQVHSVEVKEHLEEKLRSGKKLRVKHGIDPTGPRIHIGRAISLWKLRSFQDLGHTIVLIIGDFTAQVGDPSDKLSKRPFLTKKQVVENLKGYLPQIWKILDKKKTEVRYNSTWLGKLKLQEIAKLAEIFSVQQMLARHNFKERLQKNEDISIRELFYPLMQGYDSVAVKADVEVGGADQLFNLHAGREIQKYYGQEPQDVLTTPMLVGTDGRKMSTSWSNIINITDTPNDMYGKLMAIDDAVTDEYFNLTCPHLPHSEIQEIIDALRGGSLSPKDAKMRLAREVVTLYHGFSAAEGAEKEFVRVFQKKETPQNIKEILLTGPGFVLVEFLVRENIVPSKNEAKRLMEQGGVELDGITHKDWRKSIQAGDIKDGAVLRVGKRQFFRLRKPK
- the ruvC gene encoding crossover junction endodeoxyribonuclease RuvC, with protein sequence MIILGIDPGNARCGWGVVEKSGGHFTCISYGCVETSKSLPAAERLLQLDKELSGLIQKFAPAEGAVEDIFLFKNPKTVIRVAEARGVILSRFAREDIPLFSYTPLQVKQAVTSYGRAEKGQVLKMIMRILKLTSPPEPDDAADALAIALCHAAIPEVYKRYK
- the gatA gene encoding Asp-tRNA(Asn)/Glu-tRNA(Gln) amidotransferase subunit GatA, yielding MLEHLTIKTASELLHKKEISARELAADHLSRAQEKNPELNAYLEITKKEALRMAGEADEVLEKKEGGILTGIPIAVKDNILIKELKTTAASRILENYIAAYDATAIGRLRDAGAVFLGKTNMDEFAMGASTENSAFGPTKNPHDTSRVPGGSSGGSAVAVAADMAIAALGSETGGSVRQPAGFCGVVGLKPTYGRVSRHGLIAMASSLDQIGPLAKTVWDAAALLEVIAGHDALDATTARDRVPHYTRDLTGDIKGLRVGIPNEYFAEGIDADVEKAVRQAIFTLEKLGARIGGVSLPHTHWALAVYYVIMPCEVSSNLARFDGIRYGYSASTDIKTDAKNLFEVYTASRGRGFGNEVRRRVMLGTYALSAGYYDAYYKKAQQVRTLIVEDFKKAFEEYDVIVSPTSPTPAFKIGEKSDPVSMYLADVYTVSANISGIPAISLNCGYVERDGKKLPVGLQIMGKHFDESTILRVADAYEGNAKV
- a CDS encoding YebC/PmpR family DNA-binding transcriptional regulator; translation: MSGHSHWSGIKHKKGIEDAKRAKVFAKMARFIVIAARGKGGNPDMNPALRMAIEKARAANMPADNIERAIKRGTGEGLEETLEGFLYEAFAPGGAAVLIEGITDNKNRTLSEVRKIISDQGGRMAEQGSVQWMFERKGLITLSKDAPENSSSDAEMRIIDAGAEDIRQSDEHINVYTAPDKVMEVKKRLDEVGIKVESAGFDYVPKMLGPAPDEKIKQKLEEFFEALDEHDDVQEIYSNI
- the gatC gene encoding Asp-tRNA(Asn)/Glu-tRNA(Gln) amidotransferase subunit GatC; translation: MLTTDDVRKIAELARIRLDDAELEKLQNEFGTILDFVGKLREVQTEGVEPTKQVTGIVNALRKDTLSEERPEQSSAEDLLGQAPQREEGHIKVKAVFE
- a CDS encoding type II secretion system protein gives rise to the protein MKLISQKGFTMIETLVGATLMIVVLTLISVVFLDSIVSQRKVIAFEQASSNARIIMDTLSREIRASTICGNTGGVRFCTDNGNNSPADTYSKELDIIRSSDNKPISYCIKEYPVAIPFPFANLHRLVNDIDFTQDPCDDTNPNVQILNGQEVALLTDDSGFLIRGVGQPPLGSACPGTAFDLCQPRATIVLHVQSITQKDFKERQDVRVQTTISQRYIDVP
- the ligA gene encoding NAD-dependent DNA ligase LigA gives rise to the protein MTKADAKKRIEKLRVEIDHHRYLYHALDRQEISDAALDSLKHELEMLEAQFPELITPNSPTQRVGGRALGKFEKIRHGVPMLSLTDAFSPEEMKEWEERNAKLLSPITRPLLGDYYVELKIDGLAISLVYKNGFFVEGSTRGDGKIGENVTQNLKTVEAIPLKLGEKQDVISELRRMKLFHISRFLEKHWPETLEVRGEVFMPKKAFSALNRERKERGEEPYANPRNVAAGSVRQLDPRITASRHLDSFAYALITNMGQKTHEEEHFILKALGFKTGPHNKRLGFLKEIEQFHGHVKKIREKLDYEIDGIVVLVNRNEVLLRLGVVGKTPRGGIAYKFVSREATTVVEDIVVQVGRTGALTPVAHLRPVDVGGVTVSRATLHNEDEIQRLDVRIGDTVIVGRAGDVIPDVKVVLTRMRTGKERLFHMPKVCPVCLSRVVRGHDEAIHRCSNPRCAAQEREKLYHFVSRAAFDIVGMGPKIIDQLLEQNLVADRQDIFTLTIGDLLPLERFAETSAKKLIAAIEVKKRIPLHRFLYALGIRHVGEETSIELANAFGSIEALQDASYEKLLELHEVGEVMARSIVAWFKNTRNRSVIRELKKAGVVIENSVTHRAGGKLSGKTFVLTGSLGTMTRDEAKEKIRQAGGNISESVSKSTSYIVSGADPGSKYEKARTLGVSILTEQEFLKLLNK